A genomic stretch from Acidobacteriota bacterium includes:
- a CDS encoding STAS-like domain-containing protein, with product MNIKLDQFIGERCITAEQGQKLLAEIEPRLLARETVTINLAGVKTLLSLFLNNAIGPLFKYFDRQQLDRLLAFENPSESQRLTLDLVLKNAEAYHRDPATKKAVDDTLARILEEMD from the coding sequence ATGAATATAAAACTTGATCAATTCATCGGCGAGCGCTGCATCACCGCCGAACAGGGCCAGAAACTACTGGCCGAAATCGAACCGCGCCTGCTGGCGCGCGAGACTGTCACCATCAACCTTGCCGGGGTGAAGACGCTCCTTTCCCTGTTCCTCAACAACGCCATCGGCCCGTTGTTCAAATATTTTGACCGGCAACAACTGGACCGGCTGCTTGCTTTTGAGAATCCGTCCGAATCCCAGAGGCTGACCCTCGATCTGGTTTTGAAGAACGCCGAGGCCTATCACCGCGATCCGGCCACCAAGAAGGCGGTTGACGACACGCTGGCCAGGATTCTTGAGGAGATGGACTGA
- a CDS encoding PIN domain-containing protein, with protein sequence MSVQYAVQADVFDIGHTTPKSSDYFLVDSNVWLWMTYSNAGHGEPDWRAALMAQYAAFVQGAVAGNGKVCCCGLSLAELSHTIEKTEREIHEASTGTSIKAKEYRHNFAAQRTRVITEIQAAWAQVASLAEPLTVTIDSPTATAALNRLQTEKVDGYDLFILESMRSHGVVQVITDDGDFATVPGIQVFTANRNVIQAARAQGRLIIR encoded by the coding sequence ATGAGCGTGCAATATGCCGTGCAGGCGGATGTGTTTGATATCGGACACACGACCCCGAAAAGCTCGGATTATTTTCTTGTTGATTCCAATGTCTGGCTCTGGATGACCTATTCGAACGCCGGACATGGCGAGCCAGACTGGCGAGCGGCCTTGATGGCCCAGTACGCAGCTTTTGTACAGGGCGCCGTCGCGGGCAACGGCAAGGTGTGCTGCTGCGGCCTGTCGCTCGCTGAGCTTTCCCACACCATCGAAAAGACCGAGCGGGAAATCCATGAGGCGAGCACCGGGACCAGCATCAAGGCCAAGGAGTATCGGCATAACTTCGCCGCTCAACGGACTCGCGTAATCACTGAAATTCAAGCTGCCTGGGCGCAGGTAGCCAGTCTTGCAGAACCGTTGACCGTCACCATCGATTCTCCTACGGCCACCGCCGCTCTGAATCGGCTGCAAACTGAAAAGGTCGACGGCTACGATCTGTTCATTCTCGAATCCATGCGAAGCCATGGCGTGGTGCAGGTTATCACCGATGATGGCGATTTCGCCACCGTTCCCGGCATTCAGGTTTTTACTGCCAACCGAAATGTTATCCAGGCGGCCCGCGCCCAAGGGAGGTTGATCATTAG
- a CDS encoding SAM-dependent DNA methyltransferase gives MDSGQLQNTLKSLCKVMWDNNVTNPITYVTQISYLLFLKMLEEMDHEQQEARNGNYRTLFGTFKEGNEEFDFDPLRWSVLTSNPDNEAMLRTLRDTLPLLARHPELSQGARAIFRNAAIVIPNGATLRRAVDIIAPISFLGMDADVKGDLFEYLASELGGQKKAAQFRTPRHLIRVLTQMVDPKIGGTVCDPACGSGGFLIAAYEHMLLANTSPEFVHEKASPDGGVRKIGIGDKLSRAQWDFLQTGAFYGFDGDQDILRMAAMNAMLHGFDRCPMVQRDSICGGEDKWDEIEFDYILENPPFSGSRGDAKRSLRIEKGDKYVLFLAHALRSLRPGGTAGIIFPNGILFGDTGSHVTVKERLLREFDLQAVVILPKGMFEPYTPNPTCFFIFRNTGRATENVWFFKVDGDGSSLSKARKFGSQYRNDFPDLLAMWPKRKTEEGRAWLVPAKRIIDNGYNMTLSGLGLIEAETVEHAEPEEILASVAAKEERILGLISEMQELLAGGNGE, from the coding sequence CCTGCTCTTTCTGAAGATGCTGGAGGAGATGGACCACGAACAGCAGGAGGCCCGCAACGGCAACTACCGCACCTTGTTCGGCACGTTCAAGGAAGGGAATGAGGAATTCGATTTCGACCCCCTGCGCTGGAGTGTGCTTACCTCCAATCCGGACAATGAGGCCATGCTGCGCACCCTGCGCGACACCCTGCCGCTGCTGGCCAGGCACCCGGAGCTCTCCCAGGGGGCGCGGGCAATTTTCCGCAACGCCGCCATCGTTATCCCCAACGGGGCGACCCTGCGGCGGGCGGTGGACATCATCGCGCCCATCTCCTTTCTCGGCATGGATGCCGACGTCAAGGGCGATCTCTTCGAATACCTAGCCAGCGAACTGGGCGGGCAGAAAAAGGCGGCCCAGTTCCGCACCCCGCGCCACCTGATTCGGGTGCTGACCCAGATGGTCGATCCCAAGATCGGCGGCACCGTCTGCGACCCGGCCTGCGGCTCCGGCGGTTTTCTGATCGCCGCCTACGAGCACATGCTGCTGGCCAACACCAGCCCGGAATTCGTTCACGAAAAGGCGTCGCCCGACGGCGGAGTGCGAAAGATCGGCATCGGCGACAAGCTCAGCCGCGCCCAGTGGGATTTCCTGCAGACCGGGGCCTTTTACGGCTTCGACGGCGATCAGGACATCCTGCGCATGGCCGCCATGAACGCCATGCTCCACGGCTTCGACCGCTGCCCCATGGTCCAGCGCGACTCCATCTGCGGCGGCGAGGACAAATGGGACGAAATCGAGTTCGACTACATCCTCGAAAATCCGCCCTTCTCCGGATCGCGGGGCGATGCCAAGCGCTCGCTGCGCATCGAAAAGGGCGACAAATACGTCCTCTTTCTGGCCCATGCCCTTCGCAGCCTGCGGCCCGGCGGCACCGCCGGGATTATCTTCCCCAACGGCATCCTTTTTGGCGATACCGGAAGCCACGTCACCGTCAAGGAGCGGCTGCTGCGCGAGTTCGATCTGCAGGCGGTGGTGATCCTGCCCAAAGGGATGTTCGAGCCCTACACACCCAACCCCACCTGTTTCTTCATCTTCCGGAACACCGGCAGGGCCACCGAGAACGTCTGGTTCTTCAAGGTGGACGGCGACGGCTCGTCCCTTTCCAAAGCCCGCAAGTTCGGCAGCCAGTACCGAAATGACTTTCCCGACCTGCTCGCCATGTGGCCGAAACGGAAAACCGAAGAAGGCCGCGCCTGGCTGGTTCCGGCGAAGCGGATCATCGACAACGGTTACAACATGACCCTTTCTGGTCTCGGCCTGATCGAGGCGGAGACGGTCGAGCACGCTGAGCCGGAGGAGATTCTGGCCTCGGTCGCCGCCAAGGAAGAGCGGATTCTCGGGCTGATCAGCGAGATGCAGGAATTGCTGGCCGGAGGGAATGGGGAATGA
- a CDS encoding HAMP domain-containing histidine kinase, translated as MAQKVIQIPTLNDRPYDFARLFGIWSEANDYFEDIRFDFSRCSFLRPNAVAFLGGLARLVESRKGSVIFDWGTLYNSWVRTTIRQNGFACAFGDAASPWNGTSIPYREDREFHPDEVADYLSNNWLGKGWVHTHVSEALKNAIVERVLELYVNAFEHSESQIGVFSCGQYFPQLNELHLTLVDFGMGIPANVRGYLKKIRPDLPAEKLKAGDCLKWAFQKMHTTKPDSTSRGVGLDLLKSFIRVNRGTMQVFSNDGFAKITADREIYDSFTPTFEGTVFHIKLVCDEKHYFLAGEAPLE; from the coding sequence ATGGCACAGAAGGTGATCCAGATTCCAACCCTGAACGATAGGCCGTACGATTTCGCGCGGTTGTTCGGGATCTGGAGCGAGGCGAATGACTACTTCGAGGATATTCGCTTCGACTTTTCCCGCTGTAGCTTCCTGCGGCCGAACGCCGTCGCCTTTCTCGGCGGCCTGGCACGATTGGTCGAGTCACGCAAGGGATCGGTCATTTTCGACTGGGGCACGCTGTACAATTCGTGGGTCAGAACCACCATTCGGCAAAACGGCTTCGCTTGCGCCTTTGGGGATGCCGCCTCGCCCTGGAATGGCACTTCGATACCCTACCGGGAAGATCGGGAGTTTCATCCCGATGAAGTCGCTGACTACCTGTCGAATAACTGGCTCGGCAAGGGCTGGGTGCATACCCATGTCAGCGAGGCGCTGAAGAACGCCATTGTCGAGCGGGTGCTGGAGCTCTATGTCAATGCCTTCGAGCATTCGGAATCCCAGATCGGTGTTTTCTCCTGCGGTCAGTATTTCCCGCAGTTGAATGAACTGCATTTGACCCTAGTCGATTTCGGCATGGGCATTCCGGCCAACGTGCGTGGTTATCTGAAAAAGATTCGACCCGATCTGCCTGCCGAAAAGCTCAAGGCCGGCGACTGTTTGAAGTGGGCATTTCAAAAAATGCACACCACCAAACCCGACTCGACCAGCCGCGGGGTGGGGCTTGATCTGCTCAAGTCCTTTATCAGGGTAAACCGGGGAACCATGCAGGTTTTCAGCAATGATGGTTTTGCCAAGATTACAGCGGATCGGGAAATCTACGACTCGTTTACCCCTACTTTTGAGGGTACGGTTTTTCATATCAAACTGGTCTGCGACGAAAAACATTACTTCCTGGCTGGGGAAGCTCCCCTAGAGTGA